The following coding sequences lie in one Armigeres subalbatus isolate Guangzhou_Male unplaced genomic scaffold, GZ_Asu_2 Contig1446, whole genome shotgun sequence genomic window:
- the LOC134202824 gene encoding uncharacterized protein LOC134202824, producing YCFLLLVDLLRYLNRHTHPESNLGSLDLQESLKSYWKEIGHWAEVSWDDDVPDVINDKWQYWLQILPQVQSVSIPRCYRITIGLEEDTSVQLHTFVDASEYGYAAVIYLRFEKKGAVECSIVTAKARVAPLRFISIPRLELQAAVIGARLAETVSNSLSHKIDERIYWTDSRDVLCWIRSDHRRYSQFVAFRVSELLETTVIKNWRWVGTKDNVADDATKWQRKPDLGSNSRWFKGPAFLWMDSEKWPKEFIHNADSTKEELRAHLFYHAALLNPIIDVNNYGTWKKLLRITAWIFRYLNNLHRTINREPHVYGLLSANELQRASVYLYRQAQFASYPNEIQILDSSRTGKLPKSSPIFNLSPFLDVQGVLRMQGRTGNCEYATMDSKNPIILPKDHCITRLIVQHYHVRYHHCNHETVVNELRQVYWIPKIRVVYKSVRTNCQRCKNQRAIPAPPMMGDLPAARLAAFTRPFSFIGVDYFGPMHVSVGRRLEKRWGVLITCLTIRAIHVEIAHSLTADSCIMALRNFMARRGVPIRIFSDRGTNFIATNKELEAALKEMNQDQVVREIVSPNTEWKFLPPVSPHMGGSWERLVRSVKVNLQRMRPQRNPTDESLRNTLAEIENTVNSRPLTFVSTEDPDAPVLTPNHFLLGSSSGLKPATQLDDSTGTLRKAWRASQAEANLFWRRWVRYFLPELTKRTKWFGKVKPIEMNDIVVVVDPGLPRNCWPLGRIISVKKSRDDQVRSATVQTQTGIYERPATKLAVLDVRRDES from the coding sequence AAGTTAGCTGGGACGATGATGTTCCAGATGTAATCAATGACAAATGGCAATACTGGCTGCAAATTTTACCACAGGTCCAGTCTGTTAGCATTCCACGCTGCTACCGTATTACGATTGGATTAGAAGAAGATACAAGCGTACAACTACACACCTTCGTTGACGCCAGTGAATACGGGTATGCAGCTGTTATATACCTTCGTTTTGAGAAGAAGGGTGCCGTTGAATGCTCAATCGTCACAGCAAAGGCAAGAGTAGCCCCGCTTAGATTCATCTCGATTCCAAGGTTGGAACTCCAAGCAGCGGTTATTGGTGCTAGATTAGCGGAGACAGTATCAAATTCCCTCTCACACAAAATTGACGAACGCATTTACTGGACGGATTCGCGGGATGTTCTGTGCTGGATTCGTTCGGATCATAGACGCTACTCGCAGTTTGTGGCATTCCGTGTGAGCGAACTACTCGAAACTACTGTAATTAAAAACTGGAGATGGGTTGGAACCAAAGATAACGTTGCGGATGATGCAACAAAGTGGCAGCGTAAGCCTGATTTGGGCAGCAACAGCAGATGGTTCAAGGGACCTGCCTTCCTATGGATGGACTCAGAAAAATGGCCAAAAGAGTTTATACACAACGCTGATAGTACAAAGGAGGAGTTACGCGCACATCTGTTCTACCACGCAGCTTTGCTTAATCCAATCATCGACGTGAACAATTACGGTACTTGGAAGAAACTTCTTCGCATAACAGCTTGGATATTCAGATATCTCAACAATCTTCATAGAACCATAAACCGTGAACCACACGTGTACGGTTTGTTATCAGCAAACGAATTACAACGAGCATCCGTTTACCTCTATCGTCAAGCGCAATTTGCGTCCTACCCTAACGAGATTCAGATACTTGATAGCTCTCGAACTGGGAAATTACCCAAATCTAGCCCTATTTTTAACCTCTCTCCCTTTCTGGATGTACAAGGAGTTCTACGGATGCAGGGAAGGACAGGAAACTGTGAATATGCTACGATGGATTCTAAAAACCCGATAATTCTCCCAAAGGATCATTGTATTACAAGACTCATTGTACAACACTATCATGTCAGATACCACCACTGCAATCACGAAACGGTGGTGAATGAACTGAGACAAGTGTACTGGATTCCAAAAATAAGAGTGGTTTATAAAAGTGTTAGAACGAACTGTCAACGATGCAAGAATCAGCGGGCCATACCAGCCCCTCCAATGATGGGTGATCTACCAGCTGCAAGACTTGCGGCATTCACCAGACCGTTTTCATTCATTGGAGTCGATTATTTCGGTCCAATGCATGTTTCAGTTGGACGAAGGCTCGAGAAAAGATGGGGTGTGCTCATAACCTGCTTAACTATACGGGCGATTCATGTCGAAATTGCGCACTCTTTGACCGCTGACTCGTGTATCATGGCTTTGAGAAATTTTATGGCGCGGAGAGGTGTGCCAATACGAATTTTCAGCGATCGAGGCACAAACTTTATAGCAACAAACAAAGAACTTGAAGCGGCGTTAAAAGAGATGAACCAAGACCAAGTTGTGAGAGAGATTGTGAGCCCTAATACTGAATGGAAATTCCTTCCTCCTGTTTCCCCTCATATGGGTGGGAGTTGGGAGCGGCTTGTACGTTCCGTGAAAGTTAACTTGCAGAGAATGAGACCTCAGCGTAATCCGACGGACGAATCACTACGTAACACTTTGGCGGAAATCGAAAATACGGTCAACTCGCGTCCTTTGACATTCGTGTCTACCGAAGACCCTGATGCTCCAGTTCtcacaccaaaccattttcTGCTGGGGTCATCTAGTGGATTGAAACCTGCAACTCAACTGGACGATAGTACTGGAACGCTTAGAAAGGCATGGCGGGCATCACAAGCAGAAGCAAACCTTTTCTGGCGTAGATGGGTACGTTACTTTTTGCCGGAGCTTACTAAGCGTACAAAATGGTTTGGTAAAGTGAAGCCGATTGAAATGAATGACATTGTGGTGGTAGTGGACCCTGGATTACCAAGAAACTGTTGGCCACTGGGACGTATCATATCAGTTAAAAAAAGTAGAGACGATCAGGTGAGATCAGCTACAGTGCAGACCCAAACTGGAATCTACGAGCGGCCTGCTACTAAATTAGCCGTGCTTGATGTTCGACGCGACGAATCA